The Syntrophorhabdus sp. genomic interval GGACAGAAGACGCTCCATCCCCGGTCCCACGATTCGCTGGAGGGCGTCTGGGAATAGATGAGACCAGCAGAGTTCCTGACAAAGCTGAGACACAGGTCCCCCTTTCAGGTCGCCTCGGCCGCCCTTCGCTTCGCGCGGGGGTATGTCGTCTCGTGCCTGAGCTTTGAGCGGCGCGCCCTGGTGTCGGTGCGTGGCAGGCTTCGAATAATGAGACGCGACGGGACCATATCGGTGGGCGATATGACCGACCTCTGGCCGGGGGTGAAGCTTTCCTGCCGGGGGAGCGGCGGTGTTGACAGGGCCCGCATCAGGATAGGCCGGAACTGCTCCATCGGCGACAGGACGGAGATCCACGCCGGCAGGCTCGTCGATATCGGCCATGGGGCGATCATAGCCTGGGACTGTGTCATCATGGACCGCGACTACCATTCGACCGACAACGGTCCCGAACTGGTCAGGCCCGTGACGATCGGAAACGGGGTCTGGATCGGTTGCCGGGCCATGGTCCTCAAGGGGGTGACCATAGGCGAGGGAGCGGTCGTGGCCGCCGGTGCCGTGGTGACCAAGGATGTCGCCCCCTTCACCCTCGTCGCGGGCAACCCGGCGCGGGCCGTAAAAAGAGTGGCGGGTTGGCGAAAAGGCAGGCCTTCCCTCACGATCTCCAGGAAGACATGACGGGCGAACCTTCAGAAAAGCCGATCACCGTGCTGCACCTTATCGCGCCGGCGCATTTCGGAGGGGCCGAGAAGGTGGTTCTCAGCCTTGCCGGCGCCATGGACCGATCGCGGTTCAAGGTTGTTGTCGGTTCCTTCGTGAACGCCCGTTTCCCCGACAACGAATTCCTGGGACGGGTGCGTGAGATGGGGATCCC includes:
- a CDS encoding acyltransferase; this translates as MRRDGTISVGDMTDLWPGVKLSCRGSGGVDRARIRIGRNCSIGDRTEIHAGRLVDIGHGAIIAWDCVIMDRDYHSTDNGPELVRPVTIGNGVWIGCRAMVLKGVTIGEGAVVAAGAVVTKDVAPFTLVAGNPARAVKRVAGWRKGRPSLTISRKT
- a CDS encoding glycosyltransferase, translating into MTGEPSEKPITVLHLIAPAHFGGAEKVVLSLAGAMDRSRFKVVVGSFVNARFPDNEFLGRVREMGIP